One window from the genome of Salvia splendens isolate huo1 chromosome 9, SspV2, whole genome shotgun sequence encodes:
- the LOC121749132 gene encoding codeine O-demethylase-like produces the protein MLACWLPPLMLSSTRSTLLSPNGVASRKRLPDEVRHLTTEFFHLPELEKQRYTRQGNDVEGLHLLVAPEDGRKLKYWPQNPEPFRKALEDYSAKIRQVEEQILRSIAKTLSLTDEDYFLRKITTVSAQFNYYPPCSKPDQDRQVRGPQLLQDNQWLSVPITPQALLVLAGDLLEIMSNGIFKSPMHRVVINSKAERKSVAMFLSPNVAEEIEPLDQLVDEERPKMFKKVTNYAGTFTTTITKGTEL, from the exons ATGTTAGCCTGCTGGCTTCCTCCACTGATGCTGAGCTCAACGCGCTCCACTCTGCTCTCACCAAATGGGGTTGCTTCCAG AAAGCGCCTCCCTGATGAAGTGCGCCATCTTACCACAGAATTCTTCCACCTGCCGGAGCTGGAGAAGCAGAGATACACGAGGCAAGGCAATGATGTTGAAGG GTTGCATCTTCTAGTCGCTCCAGAAGACGGGAGAAAACTCAAATATTGGCCTCAGAATCCAGAACCTTTCCG AAAAGCATTGGAAGACTACTCTGCTAAGATAAGACAAGTGGAAGAACAAATCCTCAGATCAATAGCAAAGACATTAAGCTTAACTGATGAAGACTACTTTCTGAGAAAAATCACCACCGTGTCTGCACAGTTCAACTACTATCCGCCATGTTCAAAACCTGATCAG GACAGGCAAGTACGAGGCCCTCAGCTACTTCAAGACAATCAGTGGTTATCAGTTCCTATAACGCCTCAAGCACTGCTCGTTCTGGCAGGAGATCTGCTCGAG ATAATGAGTAATGGAATATTCAAAAGTCCTATGCATAGAGTTGTTATAAACTCGAAGGCCGAGAGGAAGTCTGTGGCTATGTTCCTCTCTCCTAATGTTGCAGAAGAGATTGAACCACTGGATCAACTTGTTGATGAAGAAAGACCAAAAATGTTCAAGAAAGTAACAAACTATGCTGGGACTTTTACAACTACTATCACCAAGGGAACAGAGCTATAG